One window of Acropora palmata chromosome 1, jaAcrPala1.3, whole genome shotgun sequence genomic DNA carries:
- the LOC141880163 gene encoding sushi, von Willebrand factor type A, EGF and pentraxin domain-containing protein 1-like isoform X4 yields the protein MRMWKRALTFAVLVFICPNIECKRKKDDAKKSVDCRRTNKSAFRFCTKACKSHNDCKKNERCLCDGDCGMSCVRNNLKCNQLKKTKNLIAKVSDGRSFGSVITYSCPPRYTLRGSSKRSCRAIGEWDGRKTRCRKFCRDPGEITHGNRRYTSFQVGKYITYWCFPGYNMTGNARITCEEDRSTGNPRWSSNKPICQLPTCPRPTIPRNALIDFPRKMPKNFNYNQRVLLKCMYGYVKTSLGILACRGPSWIGGISCRPKSCGSPSEVANGRILGYLYTFKQRVTYACDEGYQIRGPLYRQCQANGKWGGDDPSCDVVNCGPLQRPDHGDIIQQVGTTFGNRIVFDCTGKGYEIRGSKVRTCQSDGSWSGLPTTCELVKCDDPGTPVNGMRIVSKGLVYGGSLRFKCNRDYTLMKGMSEIIYCQANKRWTASVPYCLAPCRDPGAPRQGRRIGDDFRHDSKVIFSCPNDYLMEGVGEIRCSNGTWSNSVPTCKAPCAKLSKPANGYMRGDFRHGSQVRFVCLYGYQRIGAASSTCNDGTWSNSAPICKGICGRPRVSSRVHVHGNSFLDGDEVQFSCVANYDLFGSQRSRCVGQRWNTGIPECKARCVFGGDPDNGFAVRDPFFNRVVNHGVQITYRCNENYTLIGSATQECNNGHWTNSRPSCKAPCRDPGVPRQGSRIGDDFRHGSKVTFTCRDDYNMEGVREISCSNGAWSNRVPSCKAPCAKLSKPANGYMRGDFRHGSQVRFVCLYGYQRIGAASSTCNDGTWSNSAPICKGICGRPRVSSRVHVHGNSFLDGDEVQFSCVANYDLFGSQRSRCVGQRWNTGIPECKARCVFGGDPDNGFAVRDPFFNRVVNHGVQITYRCNENYTLIGSATQECNNGHWTNSRPSCKASCQWPGRIDNGREVRHSYKHGDTVQYVCNKGYILDGKRDLTCVDGAWSSRRPACRASCRRPEPPRNGGMRGDNFNHNEKVVFYCDENYQLVGESEITCKDGSWSDSYPTCVAACDHPGDIEHGQLTSQYFSHGQLVRYKCDLGYSLEGNHELTCNNGDWNSNLPNCKG from the exons ATGAGAATGTGGAAGAGAGCTCTCACATTTGCGGTGTTGGTATTTATATGTCCGAATATTGAGTGTAAGAGGAAGAAGGACG ATGCGAAGAAATCAGTTGATTGCCGTCGAACAAATAAATCTGCTTTCAGGTTTTGCACGAAAGCCTGTAAATCTCATAACGATTGCAAAAAGAATGAGCGATGTTTGTGCGATGGAGATTGTGGGATGTCTTGCGTTCGAAACA ATTTAAAATGCAATCAGCTTAAAAAGACGAAGAACTTGATAGCCAAAGTTAGTGATGGCCGTTCCTTTGGCAGCGTGATCACCTATTCGTGTCCTCCACGCTACACACTGCGCGGTTCATCCAAGAGAAGCTGCAGAGCCATAGGAGAATGGGATGGAAGAAAGACTCGATGCA GAAAATTTTGCCGAGACCCGGGTGAAATTACACATGGAAACAGAAGATATACCAGTTTCCAAGTTGGAAAGTATATTACATATTGGTGTTTTCCTGGTTACAACATGACAGGAAATGCCAGAATCACCTGCGAGGAGGACAGATCCACAGGAAACCCTCGATGGAGTTCCAATAAACCAATTTGCCAAT TACCTACTTGCCCTCGACCCACAATACCACGAAATGCTCTTATCGATTTCCCGCGGAAAATGCCCAAGAATTTCAATTATAATCAAAGAGTCCTGTTAAAGTGCATGTATGGTTACGTTAAGACAAGCCTGGGTATTTTGGCATGTCGTGGCCCAAGTTGGATTGGAGGAATATCGTGTAGAC CTAAGAGCTGTGGCAGCCCTAGCGAAGTGGCGAATGGAAGGATATTAGGTTACTTGTATACCTTTAAGCAAAGGGTCACATACGCCTGTGATGAAGGGTACCAGATCAGAGGACCACTTTACAGACAATGCCAAGCCAATGGAAAATGGGGTGGAGATGACCCTTCCTGTGACG TGGTAAACTGTGGTCCTTTGCAAAGGCCGGACCATGGGGACATTATTCAACAAGTCGGTACCACGTTTGGAAACAGAATAGTTTTTGACTGCACTGGAAAGGGATATGAAATCAGAGGCAGCAAGGTTCGAACATGCCAGAGCGATGGCAGTTGGAGTGGACTCCCAACCACTTGCGAGC TCGTTAAATGTGACGATCCAGGAACACCCGTAAATGGAATGAGGATTGTCAGCAAAGGCCTCGTTTACGGCGGGTCTCTTAGGTTTAAATGCAACAGGGATTACACTCTGATGAAGGGAATGTCAGAAATCATCTACTGCCAAGCTAATAAGAGATGGACGGCGTCGGTTCCTTACTGTCTAG CTCCTTGCCGAGATCCAGGAGCCCCTCGCCAGGGAAGGAGAATTGGAGACGACTTTCGTCATGACAGTAAAGTAATATTCAGTTGTCCGAACGACTATCTCATGGAAGGTGTTGGCGAGATCCGGTGTTCAAATGGGACATGGAGCAATAGTGTACCAACTTGTAAAG CTCCTTGTGCCAAGCTCTCCAAACCAGCTAATGGATACATGCGTGGAGACTTCAGACATGGAAGTCAAGTTAGATTTGTATGCCTTTATGGGTATCAGAGGATCGGAGCAGCCTCTTCTACATGTAACGACGGTACCTGGTCCAATAGCGCTCCTATCTGTAAAG GTATATGCGGTAGGCCAAGAGTTTCATCAAGAGTACATGTACATGGAAACAGCTTTCTCGATGGAGACGAAGTTCAGTTTTCATGCGTTGCAAACTACGATTTATTTGGAAGTCAAAGAAGTCGATGTGTTGGCCAGAGATGGAATACAGGCATACCAGAATGCAAAG cccgctgcgTCTTTGGGGGAGACCCGGACAATGGCTTTGCTGTGCGCGATCCGTTTTTCAATAGAGTGGTTAACCATGGAGTACAGATAACTTACCGCTGCAACGAAAACTATACTCTGATTGGCTCTGCTACACAGGAGTGCAACAACGGCCATTGGACAAACTCTCGACCATCGTGCAAAG CTCCTTGCCGAGATCCAGGAGTTCCTCGTCAAGGAAGCAGAATTGGAGACGACTTTCGTCATGGCAGTAAAGTAACATTCACTTGTCGAGACGACTATAACATGGAAGGTGTTCGCGAGATCTCTTGTTCAAATGGGGCGTGGAGCAATAGGGTACCATCTTGTAAAG CTCCTTGTGCCAAGCTCTCCAAACCAGCTAATGGATACATGCGTGGAGACTTCAGACATGGAAGTCAAGTTAGATTTGTATGCCTTTATGGGTATCAGAGGATCGGAGCAGCCTCTTCTACATGTAACGACGGTACCTGGTCCAATAGCGCTCCTATCTGTAAAG GTATATGCGGTAGGCCAAGAGTTTCATCAAGAGTACATGTACATGGAAACAGCTTTCTCGATGGAGACGAAGTTCAGTTTTCATGCGTTGCAAACTACGATTTATTTGGAAGTCAAAGAAGTCGATGTGTTGGCCAGAGATGGAATACAGGCATACCAGAATGCAAAG cccgctgcgTCTTTGGGGGAGACCCGGACAATGGCTTTGCTGTGCGCGATCCGTTTTTCAATAGAGTGGTTAACCATGGAGTACAGATAACTTACCGCTGCAACGAAAACTATACTCTGATTGGCTCTGCTACACAGGAGTGCAACAATGGCCATTGGACAAACTCTCGACCATCGTGCAAAG CCTCCTGTCAATGGCCAGGTCGTATAGATAACGGAAGAGAAGTCAGACATAGTTACAAGCACGGAGATACAGTCCAATATGTTTGTAATAAAGGTTACATCCTCGATGGAAAACGAGATCTAACTTGTGTAGATGGAGCATGGAGCTCTCGTCGACCGGCATGTAGAG CATCTTGTAGACGCCCAGAACCGCCAAGGAATGGAGGAATGCGAGGAGACAATTTTAATCACAATGAGAAGGTGGTATTTTACTGTGATGAGAACTACCAGCTCGTTGGTGAATCCGAGATAACTTGCAAAGATGGCTCATGGAGTGATTCGTACCCCACATGTGTCG CCGCTTGTGATCATCCCGGTGACATAGAGCATGGACAGCTGACTTCACAGTACTTCTCACATGGCCAGCTGGTTAGATACAAATGTGATTTGGGTTACTCTTTGGAGGGAAATCATGAGCTGACATGCAACAATGGTGATTGGAATTCAAATCTACCTAATTGCAAAG GTTAA
- the LOC141880163 gene encoding sushi, von Willebrand factor type A, EGF and pentraxin domain-containing protein 1-like isoform X5 encodes MRMWKRALTFAVLVFICPNIECKRKKDDAKKSVDCRRTNKSAFRFCTKACKSHNDCKKNERCLCDGDCGMSCVRNNLKCNQLKKTKNLIAKVSDGRSFGSVITYSCPPRYTLRGSSKRSCRAIGEWDGRKTRCRKFCRDPGEITHGNRRYTSFQVGKYITYWCFPGYNMTGNARITCEEDRSTGNPRWSSNKPICQLPTCPRPTIPRNALIDFPRKMPKNFNYNQRVLLKCMYGYVKTSLGILACRGPSWIGGISCRPKSCGSPSEVANGRILGYLYTFKQRVTYACDEGYQIRGPLYRQCQANGKWGGDDPSCDVVNCGPLQRPDHGDIIQQVGTTFGNRIVFDCTGKGYEIRGSKVRTCQSDGSWSGLPTTCELVKCDDPGTPVNGMRIVSKGLVYGGSLRFKCNRDYTLMKGMSEIIYCQANKRWTASVPYCLAPCRDPGAPRQGRRIGDDFRHDSKVIFSCPNDYLMEGVGEIRCSNGTWSNSVPTCKAPCAKLSKPANGYMRGDFRHGSQVRFVCLYGYQRIGAASSTCNDGTWSNSAPICKGICGRPRVSSRVHVHGNSFLDGDEVQFSCVANYDLFGSQRSRCVGQRWNTGIPECKARCVFGGDPDNGFAVRDPFFNRVVNHGVQITYRCNENYTLIGSATQECNNGHWTNSRPSCKAPCRDPGVPRQGSRIGDDFRHGSKVTFTCRDDYNMEGVREISCSNGAWSNRVPSCKAPCAKLSKPANGYMRGDFRHGSQVRFVCLYGYQRIGAASSTCNDGTWSNSAPICKGICGRPRVSSRVHVHGNSFLDGDEVQFSCVANYDLFGSQRSRCVGQRWNTGIPECKARCVFGGDPDNGFAVRDPFFNRVVNHGVQITYRCNENYTLIGSATQECNNGHWTNSRPSCKASCQWPGRIDNGREVRHSYKHGDTVQYVCNKGYILDGKRDLTCVDGAWSSRRPACRASCRRPEPPRNGGMRGDNFNHNEKVVFYCDENYQLVGESEITCKDGSWSDSYPTCVAACDHPGDIEHGQLTSQYFSHGQLVRYKCDLGYSLEGNHELTCNNGDWNSNLPNCKV; translated from the exons ATGAGAATGTGGAAGAGAGCTCTCACATTTGCGGTGTTGGTATTTATATGTCCGAATATTGAGTGTAAGAGGAAGAAGGACG ATGCGAAGAAATCAGTTGATTGCCGTCGAACAAATAAATCTGCTTTCAGGTTTTGCACGAAAGCCTGTAAATCTCATAACGATTGCAAAAAGAATGAGCGATGTTTGTGCGATGGAGATTGTGGGATGTCTTGCGTTCGAAACA ATTTAAAATGCAATCAGCTTAAAAAGACGAAGAACTTGATAGCCAAAGTTAGTGATGGCCGTTCCTTTGGCAGCGTGATCACCTATTCGTGTCCTCCACGCTACACACTGCGCGGTTCATCCAAGAGAAGCTGCAGAGCCATAGGAGAATGGGATGGAAGAAAGACTCGATGCA GAAAATTTTGCCGAGACCCGGGTGAAATTACACATGGAAACAGAAGATATACCAGTTTCCAAGTTGGAAAGTATATTACATATTGGTGTTTTCCTGGTTACAACATGACAGGAAATGCCAGAATCACCTGCGAGGAGGACAGATCCACAGGAAACCCTCGATGGAGTTCCAATAAACCAATTTGCCAAT TACCTACTTGCCCTCGACCCACAATACCACGAAATGCTCTTATCGATTTCCCGCGGAAAATGCCCAAGAATTTCAATTATAATCAAAGAGTCCTGTTAAAGTGCATGTATGGTTACGTTAAGACAAGCCTGGGTATTTTGGCATGTCGTGGCCCAAGTTGGATTGGAGGAATATCGTGTAGAC CTAAGAGCTGTGGCAGCCCTAGCGAAGTGGCGAATGGAAGGATATTAGGTTACTTGTATACCTTTAAGCAAAGGGTCACATACGCCTGTGATGAAGGGTACCAGATCAGAGGACCACTTTACAGACAATGCCAAGCCAATGGAAAATGGGGTGGAGATGACCCTTCCTGTGACG TGGTAAACTGTGGTCCTTTGCAAAGGCCGGACCATGGGGACATTATTCAACAAGTCGGTACCACGTTTGGAAACAGAATAGTTTTTGACTGCACTGGAAAGGGATATGAAATCAGAGGCAGCAAGGTTCGAACATGCCAGAGCGATGGCAGTTGGAGTGGACTCCCAACCACTTGCGAGC TCGTTAAATGTGACGATCCAGGAACACCCGTAAATGGAATGAGGATTGTCAGCAAAGGCCTCGTTTACGGCGGGTCTCTTAGGTTTAAATGCAACAGGGATTACACTCTGATGAAGGGAATGTCAGAAATCATCTACTGCCAAGCTAATAAGAGATGGACGGCGTCGGTTCCTTACTGTCTAG CTCCTTGCCGAGATCCAGGAGCCCCTCGCCAGGGAAGGAGAATTGGAGACGACTTTCGTCATGACAGTAAAGTAATATTCAGTTGTCCGAACGACTATCTCATGGAAGGTGTTGGCGAGATCCGGTGTTCAAATGGGACATGGAGCAATAGTGTACCAACTTGTAAAG CTCCTTGTGCCAAGCTCTCCAAACCAGCTAATGGATACATGCGTGGAGACTTCAGACATGGAAGTCAAGTTAGATTTGTATGCCTTTATGGGTATCAGAGGATCGGAGCAGCCTCTTCTACATGTAACGACGGTACCTGGTCCAATAGCGCTCCTATCTGTAAAG GTATATGCGGTAGGCCAAGAGTTTCATCAAGAGTACATGTACATGGAAACAGCTTTCTCGATGGAGACGAAGTTCAGTTTTCATGCGTTGCAAACTACGATTTATTTGGAAGTCAAAGAAGTCGATGTGTTGGCCAGAGATGGAATACAGGCATACCAGAATGCAAAG cccgctgcgTCTTTGGGGGAGACCCGGACAATGGCTTTGCTGTGCGCGATCCGTTTTTCAATAGAGTGGTTAACCATGGAGTACAGATAACTTACCGCTGCAACGAAAACTATACTCTGATTGGCTCTGCTACACAGGAGTGCAACAACGGCCATTGGACAAACTCTCGACCATCGTGCAAAG CTCCTTGCCGAGATCCAGGAGTTCCTCGTCAAGGAAGCAGAATTGGAGACGACTTTCGTCATGGCAGTAAAGTAACATTCACTTGTCGAGACGACTATAACATGGAAGGTGTTCGCGAGATCTCTTGTTCAAATGGGGCGTGGAGCAATAGGGTACCATCTTGTAAAG CTCCTTGTGCCAAGCTCTCCAAACCAGCTAATGGATACATGCGTGGAGACTTCAGACATGGAAGTCAAGTTAGATTTGTATGCCTTTATGGGTATCAGAGGATCGGAGCAGCCTCTTCTACATGTAACGACGGTACCTGGTCCAATAGCGCTCCTATCTGTAAAG GTATATGCGGTAGGCCAAGAGTTTCATCAAGAGTACATGTACATGGAAACAGCTTTCTCGATGGAGACGAAGTTCAGTTTTCATGCGTTGCAAACTACGATTTATTTGGAAGTCAAAGAAGTCGATGTGTTGGCCAGAGATGGAATACAGGCATACCAGAATGCAAAG cccgctgcgTCTTTGGGGGAGACCCGGACAATGGCTTTGCTGTGCGCGATCCGTTTTTCAATAGAGTGGTTAACCATGGAGTACAGATAACTTACCGCTGCAACGAAAACTATACTCTGATTGGCTCTGCTACACAGGAGTGCAACAATGGCCATTGGACAAACTCTCGACCATCGTGCAAAG CCTCCTGTCAATGGCCAGGTCGTATAGATAACGGAAGAGAAGTCAGACATAGTTACAAGCACGGAGATACAGTCCAATATGTTTGTAATAAAGGTTACATCCTCGATGGAAAACGAGATCTAACTTGTGTAGATGGAGCATGGAGCTCTCGTCGACCGGCATGTAGAG CATCTTGTAGACGCCCAGAACCGCCAAGGAATGGAGGAATGCGAGGAGACAATTTTAATCACAATGAGAAGGTGGTATTTTACTGTGATGAGAACTACCAGCTCGTTGGTGAATCCGAGATAACTTGCAAAGATGGCTCATGGAGTGATTCGTACCCCACATGTGTCG CCGCTTGTGATCATCCCGGTGACATAGAGCATGGACAGCTGACTTCACAGTACTTCTCACATGGCCAGCTGGTTAGATACAAATGTGATTTGGGTTACTCTTTGGAGGGAAATCATGAGCTGACATGCAACAATGGTGATTGGAATTCAAATCTACCTAATTGCAAAG TTTGA